From the Leifsonia sp. AG29 genome, one window contains:
- a CDS encoding PTS mannitol transporter subunit IICB has product MTTATETSTRRPNSTRVHVQRFGTFLSNMVMPNIPAFIAWGFITALFIATGWLQSTGWGINGILGGFGDQAKIGWTGAATVLAQDPSGHTFQQYVGLVSPMITYLLPLLIANTGGRMVYGVRGGVVGSIATMGVIVGSTIPMFIGAMILGPLGAYVMKQVDRLWDGKIKAGFEMLVNNFSAGIVGMLLSIGAFFGIAPLVEWLSSVLGGAVNWLVSAHLLPFASLLIEPGKVLFLNNAINHGVLTPLGVEQAQQTGKSILFLLEANPGPGFGILIAYSIFGLGVARASAPGAALIQFVGGIHEIYFPYVLMKPVIIIAAILGGMTGIAVNVTFGSGLRAPASPGSIIAVLLQSPANSIVGVTLSVVAAAAVSFIVASIILRASRRRDLAAGNAGDLSAAVAQTEANKGKSSSVLGGLVSEGEHDAGDAQGDGTERLVRNIVFACDAGMGSSAMGASVLRNKIKKAGVEGVTVTNQAIANLDGTADLVITQRELTERAKGQSPNSVHVSVDNFMNSPKYDEVVDLVASQQKSKEDVSR; this is encoded by the coding sequence ATGACAACGGCGACAGAGACGTCGACGAGAAGGCCGAACAGCACTCGCGTCCACGTGCAGCGCTTCGGCACCTTCCTCTCGAACATGGTCATGCCGAACATCCCCGCCTTCATCGCGTGGGGGTTCATCACGGCCCTGTTCATCGCGACCGGCTGGCTGCAGAGCACCGGGTGGGGCATCAACGGCATCCTCGGCGGCTTCGGCGACCAGGCCAAGATCGGCTGGACCGGCGCGGCGACGGTGCTCGCGCAGGACCCGAGCGGCCACACCTTCCAGCAGTACGTGGGCCTCGTCAGCCCGATGATCACGTACCTGCTCCCGCTGCTCATCGCGAACACCGGCGGCCGCATGGTCTACGGCGTCCGCGGCGGCGTGGTGGGCTCGATCGCGACGATGGGCGTCATCGTCGGCTCCACCATCCCCATGTTCATCGGCGCGATGATCCTGGGCCCGCTCGGCGCGTACGTCATGAAGCAGGTCGACCGCCTCTGGGACGGCAAGATCAAGGCCGGCTTCGAGATGCTGGTGAACAACTTCTCCGCCGGCATCGTGGGCATGCTGCTGTCGATCGGCGCCTTCTTCGGGATCGCCCCGCTCGTCGAGTGGCTGAGCTCGGTGCTCGGCGGTGCCGTCAACTGGCTGGTTTCGGCGCACCTGCTGCCGTTCGCGAGCCTCCTGATCGAGCCGGGCAAGGTGCTGTTCCTCAACAACGCCATCAACCACGGCGTGCTCACGCCGCTCGGCGTCGAGCAGGCTCAGCAGACGGGCAAGTCGATCCTGTTCCTCCTGGAGGCGAACCCGGGCCCCGGCTTCGGCATCCTGATCGCGTACTCCATCTTCGGTCTCGGCGTCGCCCGCGCGAGCGCTCCCGGCGCGGCCCTGATCCAGTTCGTCGGCGGCATCCACGAGATCTACTTCCCGTACGTGCTCATGAAGCCGGTGATCATCATCGCCGCGATCCTCGGCGGCATGACCGGCATCGCCGTCAACGTGACCTTCGGCTCGGGCCTGCGCGCCCCCGCCTCCCCGGGGTCGATCATCGCGGTGCTGCTCCAGTCGCCGGCGAACAGCATCGTGGGCGTGACGCTCTCGGTCGTGGCCGCGGCCGCGGTGTCGTTCATCGTCGCCTCGATCATCCTGCGGGCCAGCCGCCGCCGCGACCTCGCCGCCGGCAACGCCGGCGACCTGTCCGCCGCGGTCGCGCAGACCGAGGCCAACAAGGGCAAGTCGTCCTCCGTGCTCGGGGGCCTCGTCAGCGAGGGCGAGCACGACGCCGGCGACGCCCAGGGCGACGGCACCGAGCGACTGGTGCGGAACATCGTGTTCGCGTGCGACGCTGGAATGGGCTCGAGCGCGATGGGCGCCTCGGTCCTGCGGAACAAGATCAAGAAGGCCGGCGTGGAGGGGGTCACGGTGACGAACCAGGCCATCGCGAACCTCGACGGCACCGCCGACCTCGTCATCACCCAGCGCGAGCTCACCGAGCGCGCGAAGGGCCAGTCGCCGAACTCGGTCCACGTGTCGGTCGACAACTTCATGAACAGCCCCAAGTACGACGAGGTCGTCGACCTCGTCGCCAGCCAGCAGAAGTCCAAGGAGGACGTCAGCAGATGA
- the ptsP gene encoding phosphoenolpyruvate--protein phosphotransferase gives MSETRELTGAGIGQGVALGTVLRMSDPLPEPSDAASTRSPEEERARFSAAVATVAADLRDRASRVQGTAADVLEAQSMMAEDSTLADDVVSRIDGGRTAERAVSEGFAVFRDMLKSLGGYMGERAGDLDDVAQRVIAAIEGKPAPGVPHSDTPFVLVAHDLAPADTALLDLDKVLGLVTREGGPTSHTAILAREKSIVAIVGVSGAEQLKDGDEVIVDASTGTVTVAPDPGQRADAERRIAERAAALSGSVEPGALADGTAVPLLANLGSADGAEGAVAAGAEGVGLFRTEFLFLDQRMAPTVEQQREQYVRLLQAFPGRKVVVRVLDAGADKPLEFLNDAHEDNPALGLRGLRSLRANEDILREQLTALAEADAQTDADLWVMAPMVSTVEETRYFTELGREYGLKTVGVMVEVPSAALLAGRVLQVADFASIGTNDLTQYTLAADRLLGSVAGFQDPWHPAVLRLIGEVGSAGAANGKPVGICGEAAADPLLAVVLVGLGATTLSMSPAAIADVRLSLKRYTLDQARTLAETALAADGAAEAREAVRAAAARFTPPA, from the coding sequence ATGAGCGAGACGAGAGAACTCACGGGGGCCGGCATCGGCCAGGGCGTCGCCCTGGGGACCGTGCTGCGCATGTCCGACCCGCTCCCCGAGCCGTCCGACGCCGCGAGCACCCGGAGCCCCGAGGAGGAGCGTGCCCGCTTCTCCGCCGCCGTCGCGACCGTCGCCGCCGACCTGCGCGATCGCGCCTCCCGTGTGCAGGGAACGGCCGCCGACGTGCTGGAGGCGCAGTCGATGATGGCCGAGGACTCCACCCTCGCCGACGATGTCGTCTCCCGCATCGACGGCGGCCGGACCGCCGAGCGGGCCGTCTCCGAGGGCTTCGCGGTGTTCCGCGACATGCTGAAGAGCCTCGGCGGCTACATGGGCGAGCGCGCCGGCGATCTCGACGACGTGGCCCAGCGGGTCATCGCGGCGATCGAGGGCAAGCCCGCGCCGGGCGTCCCGCACTCCGACACCCCGTTCGTGCTCGTCGCCCACGACCTCGCCCCCGCCGACACGGCGCTCCTCGACCTCGACAAGGTGCTCGGGCTCGTCACTCGCGAGGGGGGCCCGACCTCGCACACGGCGATCCTCGCTCGCGAGAAGTCGATCGTCGCCATCGTGGGCGTCTCCGGCGCTGAGCAGCTGAAGGACGGCGACGAGGTCATCGTCGACGCCTCCACCGGCACCGTGACGGTCGCCCCCGATCCCGGGCAGCGAGCGGACGCCGAGCGCCGCATCGCCGAGCGCGCCGCCGCCCTGTCGGGAAGCGTTGAGCCGGGCGCCCTGGCCGACGGCACGGCCGTGCCGCTCCTCGCCAACCTGGGGTCGGCCGACGGTGCCGAGGGCGCGGTCGCGGCCGGAGCCGAGGGCGTCGGGCTGTTCCGCACCGAGTTCCTCTTCCTGGACCAGCGCATGGCGCCGACGGTCGAGCAGCAGCGCGAGCAGTACGTCCGCCTGCTGCAGGCCTTCCCGGGGCGGAAGGTCGTGGTCCGCGTGCTCGACGCGGGCGCCGACAAGCCCCTCGAGTTCCTGAACGACGCGCACGAGGACAACCCGGCGCTGGGCCTCCGCGGACTGCGGTCGCTGCGCGCCAACGAGGACATCCTCCGCGAGCAGCTCACGGCCCTCGCCGAAGCGGATGCGCAGACCGACGCAGACCTCTGGGTCATGGCGCCGATGGTGTCGACCGTGGAGGAGACCCGCTACTTCACCGAGCTGGGCCGCGAATACGGTCTCAAGACGGTCGGCGTGATGGTGGAGGTGCCCTCCGCGGCGCTGCTCGCCGGCCGGGTGCTGCAGGTGGCCGACTTCGCCTCCATCGGCACCAACGACCTGACGCAGTACACGCTCGCCGCCGACCGCCTGCTCGGCTCGGTCGCCGGGTTCCAGGACCCCTGGCATCCCGCCGTCCTCCGCCTGATCGGCGAGGTCGGCTCTGCCGGAGCCGCGAACGGCAAGCCGGTGGGCATCTGCGGGGAGGCCGCGGCCGACCCGCTGCTCGCCGTCGTGCTCGTCGGCCTCGGGGCCACCACCCTGTCGATGTCGCCCGCGGCCATCGCCGACGTGCGGCTCTCCCTCAAGCGCTACACCCTCGACCAGGCACGCACGCTGGCCGAGACCGCCCTGGCCGCCGACGGCGCGGCCGAAGCCCGGGAGGCGGTCCGCGCGGCCGCCGCCCGGTTCACACCCCCTGCCTGA
- a CDS encoding HPr family phosphocarrier protein, whose protein sequence is MAERIITVGSTHGLHARPAKLFVEAVNASGAKVTLSKEGGKAVDAGSILGVISLGIDHGDKIVLTTDAANADDVLDDLAEILATDHDA, encoded by the coding sequence ATGGCTGAGCGGATCATCACCGTCGGATCGACCCACGGGCTGCACGCGCGCCCGGCGAAGCTCTTCGTGGAGGCGGTCAACGCCTCGGGCGCGAAGGTGACCCTGTCGAAGGAGGGCGGCAAGGCGGTCGACGCCGGCAGCATCCTCGGCGTCATCTCGCTCGGCATCGACCACGGCGACAAGATCGTGCTCACGACCGACGCCGCGAACGCCGACGACGTCCTCGACGACCTGGCCGAGATCCTCGCCACGGACCACGACGCCTGA
- a CDS encoding PTS sugar transporter subunit IIB, translating to MKIVVVCGAGASSTFVAVKLRTAARSRGADVVVVPGSASQLGSLEGVDVLLVGAHLESSVPALRERAAASGTAVAVLPAVSPAALDADRALDLAFSAKPAAL from the coding sequence ATGAAGATCGTGGTCGTCTGCGGCGCCGGCGCCTCCAGCACCTTCGTCGCCGTGAAGCTGCGCACCGCCGCGCGTTCCCGAGGCGCCGACGTCGTCGTCGTGCCGGGGAGCGCGAGTCAGCTCGGCAGCCTCGAGGGCGTCGACGTCCTCCTCGTCGGCGCGCACCTCGAGTCGTCGGTTCCCGCGCTCCGCGAGCGGGCGGCGGCCTCCGGCACCGCCGTGGCCGTCCTTCCCGCGGTCTCGCCGGCCGCGCTCGACGCGGATCGGGCGCTGGACCTCGCTTTCAGCGCGAAACCGGCGGCACTATGA
- a CDS encoding BglG family transcription antiterminator, protein MLDILSRRAAWVTAADLARDLGVTTRSIRSYAAALGDVVESGANGYRVRPEEYAAFLEEEGASESAPSGSPQQRLVFLVRRLLDEPDGIDVYETAESLFVSDSTIESDLTRMRGLLGGTELSLERSGPIVRLTGPEIARRKLLSRLFRDEMRQGVVDVARIQEAFDSRGLADFKSDLVGMLDARGFFVNEYGINDVLLHMAVALDRVAKDRPLPAVEEPETSETIRSLAGELGELIRRHFDTELDPTELRYLAILMRTRVIAPGAGRDTVSEFVADEDLEVVRGIVARASTEYLVDLRDENFIVRLTLHVQNLVARAHEKTYSRNPLTRSIKSSYPMIYELAVYIASRLQAAEGIEVNDDEIAYIAMHVGAYLEQQSRRRDAVTCAVVCPNYYDMHILLRERLESALGDDLDITAVITSADADWDRFDADLVLTTIDPRGRRENTVIVQPFLTETDIEHIRQAVVRIRRQRRRARIKNELLEYFDESLFLHNFYARDPITLIRAVGERMIAAGAIDQDYVDRTIEREQMSSTAFTDSLAVPHAMDMTAKRTAIAIVVNDTAMDWGDARVNVIAFIAFSAGGRASFQTVFDQFVEVFSDREAVLGLIRRADTFTAFIDELVRMIDS, encoded by the coding sequence ATGCTCGACATCCTGTCGCGCCGTGCTGCCTGGGTGACCGCGGCCGACCTGGCCCGCGACCTGGGTGTGACCACGCGCTCCATCCGCAGCTACGCCGCCGCTCTGGGCGATGTCGTCGAGTCGGGCGCGAACGGCTACCGCGTGCGGCCCGAGGAGTACGCGGCCTTCCTCGAGGAGGAGGGCGCATCCGAGTCGGCGCCGTCCGGGTCCCCGCAGCAGCGGCTCGTCTTCCTGGTGCGACGCCTCCTCGACGAGCCGGACGGGATCGACGTGTACGAGACCGCGGAGAGCCTGTTCGTCAGCGACTCGACGATAGAGTCGGACCTCACGCGGATGCGCGGGCTGCTCGGGGGCACGGAGCTGTCGCTCGAGCGGAGCGGCCCGATCGTGCGGCTGACCGGGCCCGAGATCGCGCGTCGCAAGCTGCTCAGCCGGCTCTTCCGCGACGAGATGCGCCAGGGCGTCGTCGACGTCGCCCGGATCCAGGAGGCGTTCGACTCGCGGGGGCTCGCCGACTTCAAGTCCGACCTCGTGGGCATGCTCGACGCCCGCGGCTTCTTCGTGAACGAGTACGGCATCAACGACGTCCTCCTGCACATGGCCGTGGCGCTCGACCGCGTCGCGAAGGACAGGCCGCTCCCCGCGGTCGAGGAACCGGAGACCAGCGAGACCATCCGCTCGCTCGCCGGAGAGCTCGGCGAACTCATCCGGCGGCACTTCGACACCGAGCTCGACCCGACCGAGCTGCGGTACCTCGCGATCCTGATGCGGACCCGCGTGATCGCTCCCGGCGCGGGGCGCGACACCGTCTCCGAGTTCGTCGCCGACGAGGACCTGGAGGTCGTGCGGGGGATCGTGGCGCGCGCCTCCACCGAGTACCTCGTCGACCTCCGCGACGAGAACTTCATCGTGCGGCTGACCCTCCACGTGCAGAACCTTGTCGCGCGGGCGCACGAGAAGACGTACTCACGCAACCCGCTGACGCGCTCGATCAAGAGCTCGTACCCGATGATCTACGAGCTCGCGGTGTACATCGCCAGTCGGCTGCAGGCCGCCGAGGGGATCGAGGTCAACGACGACGAGATCGCCTACATCGCCATGCACGTCGGGGCGTACCTGGAGCAGCAGTCGCGGCGGAGGGACGCGGTGACCTGCGCCGTCGTGTGCCCCAACTACTACGACATGCACATCCTCCTGCGGGAGCGGCTCGAGAGCGCCCTCGGCGACGATCTCGACATCACCGCGGTCATCACCTCGGCCGACGCCGACTGGGACCGGTTCGACGCCGACCTCGTGCTGACCACGATCGATCCGCGGGGGCGCCGCGAGAACACGGTGATCGTGCAGCCGTTCCTCACCGAGACGGACATCGAGCACATCCGGCAGGCCGTTGTCCGCATCCGCCGCCAGCGCCGCCGCGCCCGGATCAAGAACGAGCTGCTCGAGTACTTCGACGAGAGCCTGTTCCTCCACAACTTCTACGCCCGCGACCCGATCACCCTGATCCGGGCGGTGGGGGAGCGCATGATCGCTGCGGGGGCGATCGACCAGGACTACGTCGACCGCACCATCGAGCGCGAGCAGATGTCGTCGACCGCCTTCACGGATTCGCTGGCGGTGCCGCACGCGATGGACATGACCGCGAAACGGACCGCGATCGCGATCGTCGTCAACGACACCGCGATGGACTGGGGCGACGCCCGGGTCAACGTGATCGCGTTCATCGCCTTCTCAGCCGGGGGCCGGGCGTCGTTCCAGACGGTGTTCGATCAGTTCGTCGAGGTCTTCTCCGATCGGGAGGCGGTGCTCGGCCTGATCCGGCGCGCCGACACGTTCACCGCCTTCATCGACGAACTCGTCCGCATGATCGACTCGTAG
- a CDS encoding HAD family hydrolase, whose translation MNTTPTAPLTAPAAEPLAPTAGTDAPPAPAIVTRSWTCVLFDLDGTLTDSAPGITSSLVRMFESLGQPVPSPAQLVEYVGPPLLESLQTIGGMSEAQAREALTVYRADYSEHGAFDSAVYPGIRGLLQRLHAAGIPLSIATSKPEGQATRILEHFDLAQYFDVITGATDDEVRSAKADVVAEALRRLGERGVDLAHTVMVGDRSYDVEGAAAHGLPTIMVEWGYGSPAEAAGAIAVVHSADQLSSLLLG comes from the coding sequence ATGAACACCACCCCGACCGCTCCCCTCACCGCGCCCGCCGCCGAACCCCTCGCGCCCACCGCCGGCACCGACGCGCCTCCCGCCCCGGCCATCGTCACGCGCAGCTGGACCTGCGTCCTGTTCGACCTCGACGGGACCCTCACCGACTCGGCCCCCGGCATCACCTCCTCGCTGGTCCGCATGTTCGAGAGCCTCGGCCAGCCCGTGCCGTCACCCGCGCAGCTCGTGGAGTACGTGGGGCCGCCCCTGCTCGAGTCGCTGCAGACCATCGGCGGGATGAGCGAGGCGCAGGCGCGCGAGGCGCTCACGGTGTACCGCGCCGACTACTCCGAGCACGGGGCATTCGACAGCGCCGTGTACCCCGGCATCCGCGGCCTCCTCCAGCGGCTGCACGCGGCCGGGATCCCGCTCTCGATCGCGACGAGCAAGCCGGAGGGGCAGGCCACGCGCATCCTCGAGCACTTCGACCTCGCCCAGTACTTCGACGTGATCACGGGCGCCACCGACGACGAGGTGCGCAGCGCCAAGGCCGACGTGGTGGCCGAGGCCCTCCGCCGCCTCGGCGAGCGCGGGGTCGACCTCGCGCACACCGTCATGGTCGGCGACCGCAGCTACGACGTCGAGGGGGCGGCGGCCCACGGCCTGCCGACCATCATGGTCGAGTGGGGCTACGGCTCGCCCGCCGAGGCCGCCGGGGCGATCGCCGTCGTGCACTCGGCCGACCAGCTCAGCTCCCTCCTGCTCGGCTGA
- a CDS encoding SseB family protein, producing the protein MAAPRPRFPQTYENVPVRKALATIAAEPTLANLEALLDAAAQGGLVVDVTGSTPEETRLRTISSTTGEPVLPLFSSMKALRAAVGASAKGSGARVQAVVVPAREALAFIRTADFVAVQFDPGAEHTMVVARSHIESALGEQ; encoded by the coding sequence ATGGCCGCTCCGCGCCCCCGCTTCCCGCAGACGTACGAGAACGTCCCCGTCCGCAAGGCTCTTGCGACCATCGCAGCCGAGCCCACGCTCGCCAACCTGGAGGCGCTGCTCGACGCCGCGGCGCAGGGCGGCCTCGTCGTCGACGTGACGGGCTCGACGCCGGAGGAGACGCGCCTCCGCACCATCAGCTCGACCACCGGGGAGCCGGTGCTGCCCCTGTTCAGCTCGATGAAGGCGCTCCGCGCGGCGGTCGGGGCGAGCGCGAAGGGCTCGGGAGCACGAGTGCAGGCGGTCGTCGTGCCGGCCCGCGAGGCGCTGGCCTTCATCCGCACGGCCGACTTCGTCGCGGTGCAGTTCGATCCCGGAGCCGAGCACACCATGGTGGTCGCCCGCTCCCACATCGAATCCGCTCTCGGCGAGCAGTGA
- the nucS gene encoding endonuclease NucS has product MRLVIATCSVDYAGRLSAHLPLAKRLLMLKADGSLLVHSDGGSYKPLNWMSPPCTLTVDEPDELQREAGIREVWRVTQAKTSDMLVVSIHEILSDTAHELGIDPGLQKDGVEAHLQKLLAEQIHLLGDGHVLVRREYMTAIGPVDILARDASGASVAVELKRRGDIDGVEQLTRYLELMNRDPLLAPVSGVFAAQEIKPQARTLAEDRGIRCLVLDYDAMRGLDDSESRLF; this is encoded by the coding sequence GTGCGTCTCGTCATTGCCACCTGCTCCGTCGACTACGCCGGACGCCTGAGCGCTCACCTCCCGCTCGCGAAGCGCCTCCTCATGCTCAAGGCCGACGGCAGCCTCCTCGTCCACTCCGACGGCGGCTCGTACAAGCCGCTCAACTGGATGAGCCCGCCGTGCACGCTGACGGTCGACGAGCCGGACGAGCTGCAGCGGGAGGCGGGGATCCGCGAGGTCTGGCGGGTCACGCAGGCGAAGACCTCCGACATGCTGGTCGTCTCCATCCACGAGATCCTGAGCGACACCGCGCACGAGCTGGGCATCGACCCGGGCCTGCAGAAGGACGGCGTGGAGGCGCACCTTCAGAAGCTGCTCGCCGAGCAGATCCACCTGCTGGGCGACGGCCACGTGCTCGTCCGCCGCGAGTACATGACGGCGATCGGACCGGTCGACATCCTCGCGCGCGACGCGAGCGGCGCCTCGGTGGCGGTCGAGCTGAAGCGGCGCGGCGACATCGACGGCGTCGAGCAGCTGACGCGCTACCTCGAGCTGATGAACCGCGACCCGCTGCTCGCCCCCGTCAGCGGGGTGTTCGCCGCGCAGGAGATCAAGCCGCAGGCGCGCACCCTCGCCGAGGACCGCGGTATCCGCTGCCTGGTGCTCGACTACGACGCGATGCGCGGCCTCGACGACAGCGAGAGCCGGCTCTTCTGA
- a CDS encoding lactonase family protein: MARDLLIGTYTQRLPHVDGHADGILSARLDGDAVVDVAVAAKTVNPSWVAVSADGSAVYAVGETEPDGTVSAFARSVTGELTPLGTVPSGGAAPAHLSVHPTRPFLITGTYGSGTVSVFALNADGSIGERTAFVEHHGRGPVAGRQDSPHVHQLTVDPVSGDAVVVDLGLGEISRYRLAPSGALELRADATLVLGSAGPRHLAYHPDDRHALLANELDSTVDVLRRDGDRFVVAQSVTTRVEGATGENKPAAVCISAGGRTVLVSNRGDDTVAVYAFDPDASRLTLVDSVAVGGASPRDMVISPDGDRVLAACQDSDSVSVLAFDEEARTLRLLGSSPVPTPVCLTFV; the protein is encoded by the coding sequence ATGGCACGCGATCTCCTCATCGGCACCTATACGCAGCGGCTCCCGCACGTCGACGGGCACGCCGACGGCATCCTCTCCGCCCGACTCGACGGCGATGCGGTGGTCGACGTCGCGGTCGCCGCGAAGACCGTGAACCCGTCGTGGGTGGCCGTCTCGGCGGACGGCTCCGCCGTGTACGCGGTCGGCGAGACCGAGCCCGACGGGACGGTCTCCGCCTTCGCCCGCTCGGTGACCGGGGAGCTCACCCCGCTCGGCACGGTGCCGAGTGGAGGCGCGGCCCCCGCGCACCTGTCGGTGCACCCCACCCGCCCGTTCCTGATCACCGGGACGTACGGCAGCGGCACGGTGTCCGTCTTCGCGCTGAACGCCGACGGTTCGATCGGGGAGCGGACCGCCTTCGTCGAGCACCACGGCCGCGGCCCGGTCGCCGGCCGGCAGGACTCGCCCCACGTGCACCAGCTCACCGTCGACCCGGTCAGCGGCGATGCGGTCGTCGTCGATCTCGGCCTCGGCGAGATCAGCCGGTACCGCCTCGCACCCTCCGGTGCCCTGGAGCTGCGGGCGGACGCTACGCTGGTGCTCGGCTCCGCCGGCCCGCGGCACCTCGCCTACCACCCGGACGACCGGCACGCGCTCCTCGCCAACGAGCTCGACAGCACGGTGGACGTGCTGAGGCGCGACGGCGACCGCTTCGTGGTCGCGCAGAGCGTCACGACCCGGGTGGAGGGGGCGACGGGCGAGAACAAGCCGGCCGCGGTCTGCATCTCGGCGGGCGGCCGCACCGTGCTCGTGTCGAACCGCGGCGACGACACCGTGGCCGTCTACGCGTTCGATCCCGACGCGTCCCGGCTCACGCTGGTGGACAGCGTGGCGGTGGGAGGCGCCTCCCCGCGCGACATGGTGATCAGCCCCGACGGGGACAGGGTGCTCGCGGCCTGCCAGGACAGCGACAGCGTCAGCGTGCTGGCCTTCGACGAGGAGGCGCGAACGCTGCGGCTGCTCGGCTCCTCCCCGGTGCCGACGCCCGTGTGCCTGACGTTCGTGTGA
- a CDS encoding MFS transporter, which produces MSQPTTPTARSRRELTAWRNAVFVVFIMSGLAIATWVARIPGVRDDLGLGKDPSAVGLLILGMSIGAISGLALSSPVLVRFGPHKGMVGALGIASVGIALLGVGATLLHSVPAVAIGLILVGFGNGMVDVMMNVEGTAVEREIGKTLMPLMHACFSLGTVIGAGIGAAAAALHVAVAWHLLGIAVVIVVVTLVAVRFIPREAELGDELEGKPSLPFGRRLRTALAVWADWRLILIGVVMLGMAFGEGSANDWIALAVVDGHGQQNSTGAVVFGFFVAAMTLGRVLGGPIVDRIGRVAAIRITAGMGAAGLVMFIVGGPLWVVVIGTVLWGFGVSLGFPLGMSAAADGAENPAARVSAVAIIGYCAFLVGPPLIGFLGKEFGLLNALYLILVLLIASFLAAPSVRPVAERRAPAAAVSEAR; this is translated from the coding sequence ATGTCACAGCCGACCACGCCCACCGCGCGCAGCCGCCGAGAGCTGACCGCGTGGCGCAACGCCGTCTTCGTCGTCTTCATCATGAGCGGCCTCGCCATCGCGACCTGGGTGGCGCGCATCCCCGGCGTCCGCGACGACCTCGGCCTCGGCAAGGACCCCTCCGCCGTCGGACTCCTCATCCTCGGCATGTCGATCGGCGCGATCTCCGGCCTCGCTCTGTCCTCCCCGGTGCTCGTCCGGTTCGGGCCGCACAAGGGGATGGTCGGCGCGCTCGGCATCGCGTCCGTCGGCATCGCCCTGCTCGGGGTCGGTGCGACCCTCCTCCACAGCGTTCCCGCCGTCGCGATCGGCCTGATCCTGGTCGGCTTCGGCAACGGCATGGTCGACGTGATGATGAACGTCGAGGGCACCGCCGTCGAGCGCGAGATCGGCAAGACGCTGATGCCGCTCATGCACGCGTGCTTCAGCCTCGGCACCGTCATCGGCGCCGGGATCGGTGCGGCCGCGGCCGCCCTGCACGTCGCGGTGGCGTGGCACCTCCTCGGCATCGCCGTGGTCATCGTGGTCGTGACGCTGGTCGCCGTGCGGTTCATCCCCCGGGAGGCCGAGCTCGGCGACGAGCTGGAGGGGAAGCCGTCCCTCCCGTTCGGCCGGCGGCTGCGGACGGCGCTCGCGGTCTGGGCCGACTGGCGGCTCATCCTCATCGGCGTCGTCATGCTCGGCATGGCGTTCGGCGAGGGCTCGGCGAACGACTGGATCGCGCTCGCCGTCGTCGACGGCCACGGCCAGCAGAACTCGACCGGGGCGGTCGTCTTCGGCTTCTTCGTCGCGGCGATGACGCTCGGCCGGGTGCTCGGCGGCCCGATCGTCGACCGCATCGGACGCGTGGCGGCCATCCGCATCACCGCCGGGATGGGCGCGGCCGGACTCGTGATGTTCATCGTCGGCGGCCCGCTCTGGGTCGTCGTCATCGGCACGGTCCTGTGGGGCTTCGGGGTCTCCCTCGGCTTCCCGCTCGGCATGTCGGCCGCCGCGGACGGCGCCGAGAACCCCGCGGCCCGCGTCTCGGCGGTGGCGATCATCGGCTACTGCGCATTCCTCGTCGGACCGCCGCTCATCGGCTTCCTCGGCAAGGAGTTCGGCCTCCTGAACGCGCTCTACCTCATCCTCGTGCTGCTCATCGCGTCGTTCCTGGCGGCGCCGTCGGTGCGGCCGGTCGCCGAGCGGCGCGCGCCGGCGGCCGCGGTGTCCGAGGCTCGCTGA